In Sphingopyxis sp. 113P3, one DNA window encodes the following:
- a CDS encoding c-type cytochrome, which produces MERFRNFDFRKHMPSLAFTLLAVAVIAGAGAITVYLGLYNIAADAPHSRLTYSVIETFREQSIAARSGSIAVPADLAAPARIASGAGLYTEMCSGCHLAPGMEKTEMSQGLYPQAPILFKGSDRSASEQFWIIKHGIKMTAMPAWGKTHDDRLIWDMVAFIRQLPSLSPAQYQAMTQNVPMDHDAMMKGMTEAKAASQETSEAGEHAGH; this is translated from the coding sequence ATGGAGCGTTTTCGAAACTTCGATTTCCGGAAGCACATGCCTAGCTTGGCGTTCACGCTCCTGGCCGTTGCCGTCATAGCTGGCGCTGGAGCAATCACCGTCTATCTCGGCCTGTACAATATAGCGGCCGATGCACCTCATAGCCGACTGACTTACAGCGTCATCGAAACATTCAGGGAGCAATCCATCGCAGCCCGGTCCGGATCGATCGCGGTGCCGGCGGATTTGGCGGCTCCGGCGCGGATCGCATCGGGCGCCGGACTATACACGGAGATGTGCAGCGGCTGCCATCTGGCGCCCGGAATGGAAAAAACCGAAATGAGTCAGGGGCTGTATCCGCAAGCGCCCATCTTGTTCAAAGGTTCGGATCGTTCTGCCTCGGAGCAATTCTGGATCATCAAGCATGGAATCAAGATGACCGCCATGCCGGCGTGGGGAAAAACGCACGATGATCGTCTTATCTGGGATATGGTCGCGTTCATCCGGCAACTTCCAAGCCTGTCGCCGGCTCAGTATCAGGCAATGACGCAGAATGTGCCAATGGACCATGACGCGATGATGAAGGGCATGACAGAGGCCAAGGCCGCGAGTCAGGAAACAAGCGAGGCGGGCGAACACGCAGGGCACTGA
- a CDS encoding TonB-dependent receptor, whose amino-acid sequence MQRTSLAAIAMAFAMPVQAQEAQSEGLAEIIVTAEKREENLQSVPVSVTAMTGEALTATGISNVEDLQFFVPGVSITNDSMAIINIRGIGTSAFGVATDPSTTVHYDGVYISRPTTSYQDLFDVERIEVLRGPQGVLFGRNSAGGTLNIISKMPTEDLTGALGLTVGNYEKRSLSGTISGPLGAGVRGRLTLLANQRDGIYRDIVSGRRYQNEDNLAGRLTLAIDASDRLEIVLRADASRDRETGARSVRPFYPQGFIDAGATIPANDKEAALDRLPRYDVDAWGVSSTMNWDGGPVTIRSITALRKSKVVQALDVDSTDRFLRDIEFFERSRSFTQEFQLLNNDADKLRWIVGAFYLNEKGNDEIRIIEPGRRLAIPENNTTNAFALFGQASYELIERLRLTGGLRYSYEKKDFAYRVLLNGNQVDAGQPRSSWTAWTPKIGIDYDVADDVMVYASATRGFKSGGFQLGDGRPFLPEYIWSYEVGLKSTLLDRRLRANVSAFYYDYTNLQVVEYNNGVASTTNAGKATIKGVEAELMARPFDRLTLTSTIAYLDARYDVYFDDAGASLKGKRLPNAPKWNITLGGEYKASLGGGMLTLRTDISWRDSVFFKPSNNPLFSGNATTLVNGRIAWQPASEAWEIALYGRNLTDERYVSYSTIGTDATGVSNPTLPLYIYGEPRQYGLQLRYFF is encoded by the coding sequence ATGCAGCGAACTTCGCTCGCGGCGATTGCGATGGCGTTCGCAATGCCTGTGCAGGCTCAGGAAGCCCAGTCGGAAGGCCTCGCGGAGATCATCGTAACGGCCGAGAAGCGCGAGGAAAATTTGCAGTCTGTTCCCGTCTCGGTCACAGCGATGACCGGCGAGGCGCTTACGGCAACGGGCATATCCAACGTCGAAGACCTGCAATTTTTCGTGCCGGGCGTGTCGATCACCAACGATTCCATGGCGATCATCAATATTCGTGGAATCGGCACCTCCGCGTTCGGCGTTGCGACCGATCCCAGCACGACGGTCCATTACGACGGTGTCTACATCTCGCGTCCGACGACGAGCTATCAGGATTTGTTCGACGTTGAACGCATCGAGGTTCTGCGCGGTCCGCAGGGCGTTCTCTTCGGTCGCAACTCCGCCGGCGGCACGCTCAACATCATCTCCAAGATGCCAACGGAGGATTTGACCGGCGCGCTGGGGCTCACAGTCGGAAATTATGAGAAGCGCTCGCTTAGTGGCACGATTTCGGGGCCGCTCGGAGCGGGCGTCCGAGGCCGTCTCACCTTGCTTGCCAACCAGCGTGACGGCATCTACCGCGACATCGTTTCGGGACGGCGATACCAGAATGAAGACAATCTCGCCGGACGACTGACGCTTGCGATCGACGCTAGCGACCGTCTTGAGATCGTGCTGCGGGCGGATGCCAGCCGCGATCGCGAGACTGGCGCACGGTCTGTCCGGCCCTTTTATCCGCAAGGCTTCATCGATGCGGGGGCGACGATCCCGGCCAATGACAAAGAAGCCGCGCTCGACCGCCTGCCGCGTTACGACGTCGATGCTTGGGGCGTGTCCTCGACGATGAACTGGGATGGTGGTCCGGTCACGATCCGCTCGATCACTGCGCTGCGCAAGAGCAAGGTCGTCCAGGCGCTCGATGTCGACTCGACCGACCGCTTCCTCCGCGATATCGAGTTTTTCGAACGCTCTCGCAGCTTCACGCAGGAGTTCCAACTGCTCAACAATGATGCAGACAAGCTGCGCTGGATCGTCGGAGCCTTCTATCTCAACGAAAAGGGCAATGACGAAATACGGATCATCGAACCGGGCCGTCGGCTCGCGATCCCGGAAAACAATACGACGAACGCTTTCGCGCTTTTCGGTCAAGCGAGCTACGAACTCATCGAGCGCCTCCGTTTGACCGGGGGGCTCCGTTATTCCTACGAGAAGAAGGATTTCGCATATCGGGTCTTGCTGAACGGAAACCAGGTCGATGCCGGCCAGCCCAGATCATCCTGGACCGCCTGGACTCCGAAAATCGGGATCGATTACGACGTTGCCGACGACGTCATGGTTTATGCGTCGGCAACCCGCGGGTTCAAATCGGGCGGATTCCAGCTGGGCGACGGGCGGCCCTTCCTCCCGGAATATATTTGGAGCTACGAAGTCGGCCTGAAATCGACGCTCCTCGATCGTCGGCTTCGAGCAAATGTTTCGGCCTTCTACTATGATTACACCAATCTTCAGGTGGTTGAGTATAACAATGGCGTTGCCAGTACCACCAACGCCGGCAAGGCGACGATCAAGGGGGTCGAGGCGGAACTGATGGCGCGGCCGTTCGATCGTCTGACGCTCACATCGACGATCGCTTATCTCGATGCTCGCTACGATGTCTATTTTGACGATGCCGGTGCAAGCCTCAAAGGCAAGCGGCTGCCCAACGCGCCCAAGTGGAACATCACTCTCGGCGGAGAATATAAGGCGTCCCTGGGCGGCGGAATGCTGACATTGCGGACCGACATCTCTTGGCGCGACAGCGTCTTTTTCAAGCCCAGCAACAATCCGCTCTTTTCCGGAAACGCCACGACTCTCGTCAACGGCCGTATCGCTTGGCAGCCAGCTAGCGAAGCGTGGGAAATTGCACTTTATGGCCGAAATCTGACCGACGAGCGATATGTGAGCTATAGTACGATCGGGACGGACGCCACCGGTGTCTCGAATCCGACCCTTCCGCTCTACATCTACGGCGAGCCGCGTCAGTACGGGCTGCAGCTGCGCTATTTCTTCTGA
- a CDS encoding TolC family protein, with protein MRLFFAAAVLALPTALHAEPMSLDDALRLAETRAPELQAREAGLDAARSAAIAADRLPDPKLNLAIQDFPVTGPDAGRFNRDDFTMQVIGVSQDFPNPAKRRARATRAQADIGIARADEAVTAQDVRLATALAWVDLFYAKKRLKELDLLDAGLGDLQATVTARLASGAARPAQALEPDQLRAAINDRRSALAAEIARARAQLARFTGDPVADTAGDPPPPTVDEATLRAGIDALPRLRALDARTLAADAETGLARADKRPDWSVNAAYGRREPNYGDLVTLGVTIDLPFFSKKRQDPKIAARASEATRARLDREAAKRDITAALDADLADHRMHHEQLGNARSRLVPLAKKRAELDLASYAAGKLDLGTALLSTLALVEAEVDALAREAEVARDAIRINYIYGETGR; from the coding sequence ATGCGCCTTTTCTTTGCGGCAGCCGTGCTTGCGCTGCCCACGGCCCTGCACGCCGAACCGATGTCGCTCGATGATGCGCTTCGGCTGGCGGAAACGCGAGCGCCCGAATTACAAGCCCGAGAAGCCGGGCTCGATGCCGCGCGGTCGGCGGCAATCGCCGCCGACCGGCTTCCCGACCCGAAGCTCAATCTCGCCATCCAGGATTTCCCGGTAACCGGTCCCGATGCGGGCCGGTTCAATCGCGACGATTTCACGATGCAGGTCATCGGCGTCAGCCAGGATTTCCCGAACCCCGCCAAGCGACGCGCACGCGCGACGCGCGCGCAGGCCGATATCGGAATCGCCCGCGCCGACGAGGCAGTTACCGCGCAGGACGTCCGGCTCGCGACTGCGCTTGCCTGGGTCGATCTCTTCTATGCCAAGAAGCGGCTGAAGGAACTCGACCTGCTCGACGCCGGTCTCGGGGATTTGCAAGCAACGGTGACGGCGCGACTAGCGAGCGGCGCGGCGCGCCCGGCGCAAGCGCTGGAGCCCGATCAGCTTCGCGCCGCGATCAACGACCGCCGCAGCGCGCTCGCCGCCGAGATCGCCCGCGCCCGCGCACAGCTCGCGCGTTTCACCGGCGACCCCGTCGCCGACACGGCGGGTGACCCGCCGCCGCCGACGGTCGACGAGGCGACGCTCCGCGCCGGCATCGACGCCTTGCCGCGGCTGCGCGCGCTCGATGCCCGCACGTTGGCGGCCGACGCCGAAACGGGTCTTGCGCGCGCCGACAAGCGCCCCGACTGGAGCGTCAATGCGGCCTATGGACGTCGCGAGCCCAATTATGGCGACCTCGTCACGCTCGGCGTCACCATCGACCTGCCCTTCTTCTCGAAGAAGCGGCAGGACCCGAAAATCGCGGCGCGAGCCAGCGAAGCGACGCGTGCGCGCCTCGACCGCGAGGCCGCGAAGCGCGACATCACGGCGGCGCTCGATGCCGATCTCGCCGACCATCGCATGCATCATGAGCAGCTTGGCAATGCACGGTCGCGGCTGGTCCCGCTCGCCAAGAAGCGCGCTGAACTCGACCTCGCCAGTTACGCCGCCGGGAAGCTCGACCTCGGGACAGCGCTGCTGTCGACGCTCGCGCTGGTGGAGGCCGAAGTCGATGCGCTGGCGCGCGAAGCCGAGGTCGCGCGCGACGCGATCCGGATCAATTACATTTATGGGGAGACAGGGCGATGA
- a CDS encoding efflux RND transporter periplasmic adaptor subunit yields MTDATSAARWRAAILAAVLIAGGGGYWLGQRGDSHAPGGTPADSRKILYYYDPMFPNQKFDKPGKSPFMDMQLEPKYADEAGGSGTGPGITVDPAARQSLGIRVVAAEMGSLAATFDVNGSVDFNQRDVAIVQARSGGFVERVYRLAPGDVIGAGTPIADLQLPEWGGAQTEYLSVKKLGRPDLTSAARQRLRLMGMPEGVIAEVDRTGRTGGRLTVRAPIGGVVQTLNARAGVTLATGQTLAEISGLGTVWLNAALPEAQAGLVNIGQRATATLTAFPGESFAGRVVAILPTTTADSRTLTVRIELANRGGRLRPGMFAAVALGGDAKPALLVPSEAVIRTGTRSIVMLEKGDGRYHPAEVVAGREGGGKTEILRGLAPGEKVVASGQFLLDSEASLTGLTVRPLEPAQ; encoded by the coding sequence ATGACCGATGCGACGTCAGCGGCGCGGTGGCGCGCCGCTATCCTGGCCGCGGTGCTGATCGCGGGCGGCGGCGGCTATTGGCTGGGACAGCGCGGGGACAGCCATGCGCCGGGGGGAACCCCCGCCGACAGCCGCAAGATCCTCTATTATTACGACCCGATGTTTCCGAACCAGAAGTTCGACAAGCCCGGCAAGTCGCCCTTCATGGATATGCAGCTCGAGCCTAAATATGCCGATGAGGCTGGCGGTTCTGGCACCGGCCCCGGCATCACGGTCGATCCGGCCGCGAGGCAGAGCCTCGGAATACGCGTCGTCGCGGCCGAAATGGGCAGTCTGGCGGCGACCTTCGACGTCAATGGCAGTGTGGATTTCAACCAGCGCGACGTCGCCATCGTCCAGGCGCGCTCGGGCGGCTTCGTCGAGCGCGTCTATCGCCTCGCGCCCGGCGACGTCATCGGCGCCGGCACGCCGATCGCCGACCTGCAATTGCCCGAATGGGGCGGCGCCCAGACCGAATATCTGAGCGTCAAGAAACTCGGACGCCCCGACCTCACTTCAGCGGCACGCCAGCGGCTGCGGCTGATGGGCATGCCCGAAGGGGTGATTGCCGAGGTCGACCGGACCGGACGAACCGGCGGCAGGCTGACGGTACGCGCGCCGATCGGCGGCGTCGTCCAGACACTTAATGCGCGCGCGGGCGTCACGCTCGCCACGGGGCAGACGCTCGCCGAAATTTCGGGGCTCGGCACGGTATGGCTCAACGCGGCGCTACCCGAAGCGCAGGCCGGGTTGGTCAACATCGGCCAGCGGGCGACGGCGACCCTTACCGCCTTTCCCGGCGAGAGCTTCGCCGGCAGGGTCGTGGCGATCCTGCCGACGACGACCGCCGACAGTCGGACTCTGACGGTGCGCATTGAACTCGCCAATCGCGGCGGGCGTCTCCGCCCCGGAATGTTCGCGGCGGTAGCGCTCGGCGGCGATGCCAAACCGGCGCTGCTGGTGCCGAGCGAAGCGGTGATCCGCACCGGCACGCGCAGCATCGTGATGCTCGAGAAGGGCGACGGTCGCTATCATCCTGCCGAAGTGGTCGCTGGGCGCGAAGGCGGCGGCAAGACCGAGATATTGCGGGGGCTCGCACCCGGCGAGAAGGTCGTCGCGTCGGGTCAGTTCCTGCTCGATTCCGAAGCGAGCCTGACCGGTCTCACCGTGCGCCCGCTGGAGCCTGCGCAATGA
- a CDS encoding efflux RND transporter permease subunit has product MIAKIIRASVAARGLVVAAALILTLLGIAAVRTTPVDALPDLSDVQVIIRTTYAGQAPRIVEDQVTYPITTTMLSVPGARVVRGYSFVGDSFVYVLFDDGTDPYWARSRVLEYLSQVQSRLPEGARASLGPDATGVGWIYEYALVDKSGRHDLAELRSLQDWFLRFELKSVPGVAEVASIGGMVRQYQIIVDPQKLAAFGVTAPEVADALKRANQESGGGSLELAEAEYIVRASGYLKSLDDFRAVPLRTASGGIPVTVGDVATVQIGPDARRGIAELNGEGEVAGGVIVMREGKNAREVIDGVRTKLAELKRSLPPGVEIVTTYDRSGLIDRAVDNLTSKLVEEFIIVGLVCALFLWHARSALVAILTLPLGILIAFIVMRLQGLNANILSLGGIAIAVGAMVDAAVVMIENAHKHLENWERDDPGKELKAAERWRVITDAAAEVGPALFLSLLIITFSFIPIFTLEGQEGRLFAPLAFTKTYAMAAASILSITLVPVLMGWLIRGRIPAEQANPINRWLTRAYRPALDWVLARPKKALAIAGLVFATSLWPMTQIGGEFMPQMREGDLLYMPSALPGISAARASSLLQQTDRLIKTVPEVESVFGKAGRADTATDPAPLEMFETTIRFKPKEQWRPGMTEEKLVEELDARVRVPGLANFWIPPIRNRIDMLATGIKSPVGIKVAGSDLAAIDQTAKRIETVVKTVPGVASALAERLTGGRYIDVDIDRAAAARYGLNVADVQSIVSGAIGGETIGQTVEGLARYPISVRYPRELRDSIGELASLPILTPSRQQITLGTVTSVKVSDGPPMLRSENGRPVTWIYVDSRGRDLQGLVQDIQQVIARDVKLPPSVSVSYTGQFEFLVRATERMKIVVPVTLAIILVLLYLTFRRWDEALLIMASLPFALTGGLWLLYLLGYNQSVASAVGFIALAGVAAEFGVVMLIYLKQALAARDDGDIKAAVRDGALLRVRPKAMTVAVILAGLFPILVGTGTGSEVMSRIAAPMVGGMLTAPLLSMFIIPAAYLLMRRRAANPIQPEGEAT; this is encoded by the coding sequence ATGATCGCGAAGATCATTCGCGCCTCGGTCGCGGCGCGCGGCCTTGTCGTCGCGGCGGCACTGATCCTGACGCTGCTCGGGATCGCTGCGGTCCGCACGACGCCGGTCGATGCCCTGCCTGATCTCTCGGACGTTCAAGTCATCATCCGCACCACTTATGCGGGCCAGGCACCGCGGATCGTCGAGGATCAGGTCACCTATCCGATCACGACGACGATGCTCTCCGTGCCCGGAGCGCGCGTCGTGCGCGGCTATAGCTTCGTCGGCGACAGCTTCGTCTATGTGCTATTCGACGACGGCACCGATCCCTATTGGGCGCGCAGCCGCGTCCTCGAATATCTGAGCCAGGTGCAAAGCCGCCTCCCCGAGGGCGCACGCGCGAGCCTCGGCCCCGACGCAACCGGGGTCGGCTGGATCTATGAATATGCGCTGGTCGACAAGAGCGGCCGCCACGATCTCGCCGAACTGCGCAGCCTGCAGGACTGGTTCCTCCGCTTCGAACTCAAATCGGTCCCCGGCGTCGCCGAGGTCGCGAGCATCGGCGGCATGGTGCGCCAATATCAGATCATCGTCGATCCGCAGAAGCTCGCCGCCTTCGGGGTGACCGCGCCGGAGGTGGCAGACGCCCTCAAGCGCGCCAACCAGGAAAGCGGCGGCGGCAGCCTCGAACTCGCCGAAGCCGAATATATCGTCCGCGCGAGCGGCTATCTGAAGTCGCTCGACGACTTTCGCGCGGTTCCTCTCCGCACTGCAAGCGGCGGCATTCCGGTTACGGTGGGCGACGTCGCAACGGTCCAGATCGGCCCTGACGCAAGGCGCGGCATTGCCGAACTCAACGGCGAGGGTGAGGTCGCGGGCGGCGTCATCGTCATGCGAGAGGGCAAGAATGCCCGCGAGGTTATCGACGGCGTCCGCACCAAGCTCGCCGAGCTCAAGCGCAGTCTGCCACCCGGCGTCGAGATCGTCACCACCTATGACCGTTCGGGGCTGATCGACCGCGCGGTCGACAATCTCACCTCGAAGCTCGTCGAGGAGTTCATCATTGTCGGGCTCGTCTGCGCGCTCTTCCTCTGGCACGCGCGCTCGGCGCTGGTGGCCATCCTGACGCTGCCGCTCGGCATCCTCATCGCCTTCATCGTCATGCGGCTGCAGGGGCTTAACGCCAATATATTGTCCTTGGGCGGCATCGCGATCGCGGTCGGCGCGATGGTCGACGCGGCGGTGGTGATGATCGAAAATGCCCACAAGCATCTCGAAAATTGGGAGCGCGATGATCCGGGCAAGGAATTGAAGGCCGCCGAGCGCTGGCGCGTGATCACCGACGCCGCCGCCGAAGTTGGGCCGGCGCTCTTCCTCAGCCTTCTCATCATCACCTTCTCTTTCATCCCGATCTTCACGCTCGAGGGCCAGGAAGGGCGGCTCTTCGCGCCGCTCGCCTTCACCAAAACCTATGCGATGGCCGCGGCGTCGATACTCTCGATCACGCTGGTTCCGGTACTCATGGGCTGGCTGATCCGCGGCCGGATTCCCGCCGAACAGGCCAATCCGATCAATCGCTGGCTGACCCGCGCCTATCGGCCGGCACTCGACTGGGTGCTGGCCCGCCCCAAAAAGGCGCTCGCGATCGCCGGCCTCGTCTTCGCCACCAGCCTGTGGCCGATGACCCAGATCGGCGGCGAGTTCATGCCGCAGATGCGCGAAGGCGACCTCCTCTACATGCCCTCGGCGCTTCCCGGCATTTCAGCGGCGCGCGCGTCGAGCCTGCTCCAGCAAACCGATCGGCTGATCAAGACGGTGCCCGAGGTCGAGAGCGTGTTCGGCAAGGCAGGGCGCGCCGACACCGCGACCGACCCGGCGCCCCTAGAGATGTTCGAAACGACGATCCGCTTCAAACCGAAAGAGCAATGGCGTCCCGGCATGACCGAGGAAAAGCTGGTCGAGGAACTCGATGCGCGGGTCCGCGTTCCGGGGCTCGCCAATTTCTGGATTCCCCCGATCCGCAACCGCATCGATATGCTCGCGACCGGGATCAAGAGCCCGGTAGGTATCAAGGTCGCGGGATCGGATCTGGCGGCGATCGACCAGACCGCCAAACGCATCGAAACGGTCGTCAAGACCGTGCCCGGCGTCGCCTCGGCGCTGGCCGAACGGCTGACCGGCGGGCGCTATATCGACGTCGACATCGATCGCGCCGCGGCGGCGCGCTACGGCCTCAATGTCGCCGACGTGCAGTCCATCGTCTCCGGCGCGATCGGCGGCGAGACGATCGGCCAGACGGTCGAGGGGCTCGCGCGCTACCCGATCAGCGTCCGCTATCCTCGCGAGCTGCGCGACAGTATCGGCGAACTCGCTAGCCTGCCGATCCTGACGCCGTCGCGCCAGCAAATCACGCTCGGCACCGTCACCAGCGTGAAGGTGAGCGACGGCCCGCCGATGCTGCGCAGCGAGAATGGACGTCCGGTGACCTGGATCTATGTCGACAGCCGCGGCCGCGACCTGCAGGGGCTGGTGCAGGACATTCAGCAGGTGATCGCGCGCGACGTCAAGCTGCCCCCCAGCGTGAGCGTCTCCTACACCGGACAGTTCGAGTTCCTCGTCCGCGCGACCGAACGGATGAAGATCGTGGTGCCGGTCACGCTCGCGATCATCTTAGTCCTGCTCTATCTCACCTTCCGCCGCTGGGACGAGGCTTTACTCATTATGGCAAGCTTGCCCTTCGCGCTCACCGGCGGCCTGTGGCTGCTCTATCTGCTCGGCTATAACCAGTCGGTCGCGAGCGCGGTCGGGTTCATCGCGCTCGCCGGCGTCGCCGCCGAGTTCGGGGTCGTGATGCTTATCTATCTCAAGCAGGCGCTCGCCGCCCGCGACGACGGCGACATCAAGGCCGCGGTCCGTGACGGTGCGCTGCTGCGCGTGCGGCCCAAGGCGATGACCGTCGCAGTCATCCTCGCCGGCTTGTTCCCGATCCTCGTCGGGACCGGGACGGGTTCGGAGGTGATGAGCCGGATCGCAGCGCCGATGGTCGGCGGCATGCTCACCGCGCCGCTCTTGTCGATGTTCATCATTCCCGCCGCCTATCTGCTCATGCGGAGACGCGCGGCAAATCCCATTCAACCCGAAGGAGAAGCGACATGA
- a CDS encoding copper-binding protein: MKKSVTFALGLALTAGLAACGQQGETSKPAEDAAAPAKDVGAMAMLAETRHGKGTGSVTAIDTAAGEVTLDHGAIAELDWSAMTMGFAAPQKLLEGLAVGDRVSFELDWNGKAGTITRIEKMK; the protein is encoded by the coding sequence ATGAAGAAATCTGTCACATTCGCGCTGGGCCTCGCGCTCACCGCAGGACTTGCCGCTTGCGGCCAGCAAGGCGAAACCTCGAAACCGGCCGAAGACGCGGCCGCGCCCGCGAAGGATGTCGGCGCCATGGCGATGCTGGCCGAAACCAGGCACGGCAAGGGCACGGGAAGCGTGACCGCAATCGACACCGCGGCCGGGGAGGTCACCCTCGATCATGGCGCGATCGCCGAACTCGATTGGTCGGCGATGACGATGGGCTTCGCCGCGCCGCAGAAGCTGCTGGAAGGTCTGGCGGTCGGAGACCGGGTGAGTTTCGAGCTCGACTGGAACGGCAAGGCGGGAACGATCACGCGGATTGAAAAGATGAAATAG